tattgattccagtagatacattgttgcagctgtctctaatagttaaaattttgttagcaaagaaagtcatgaagtcattactagttaaagttaatggaatactcagctcaatagagctgagtattccaaaactaaagtcatttcaaatggcaactttctggctttaaaaaacactataagaaatcaagaaaaaagattgtggcagtcagtaacagttacttttttagaccaagcagaggaaaaaaatatggaatcactcaattctgaggaaagaattatggaatcaccctgtaaatcaccccaatgcagatttgagattcatcactgaatatgactttcatccagtcatccacagtccacaattgcttttccttagcccattgtaaccttgttttttctgtttaggtgttaatgatgcctttcgtttagcttttctgtatgtaaatcccatttcctttaggcggtttcttacagttcggtcacagatgttgactccagtttcctcccattcattcctcatttgttttgttgtacattttttgatttttgagacatattgctttaagttttctgtcttgacgctttgtcttccttggtctaccagtatgtttgcctttaacaaccttcccatgttgtttgtatttggtccagagtttagacacagctgactgtgaacaaccaacatcttttgcaacattgcgtgatgatttactctcttttaagagtttgataatcctctcctttgtttcaattgacatctctcgtgttggagccatgattcatgtcagtccacttggtgcaacagctctccaaggtgtgttcactcctttttagatgcagactaacgagcagatctgatatgatgcaggtgttagttttggggatgaaaatttacagggtgattccataattttttcctcagaattgagtgattccatatttttttcctctgcttggtctaaaaaagtaaccgtttctgactgccacaatctttttttcttgatttcttatagtgtttcttaaagccagaaagttaccatttgaaatgactttagttttgtgtcatgtctgtgatctgcttttttttttacaaaattaaacaactgaatgaacatcctccgaggccggtgattccataatttttgccaggggttgtatatatacgaggtctgtccataaagtatcgtacctttttatttattttttttaactatatggatttgattcatatgtttcacatcagacaagcttgaacccttgtgcgcatgcgtgagtttttccacgcctgtcggtgacgtcattcgcctgtgagcacgccttgtggaaggagtggtcccgccccgtcgtcggattttcattgtctggaaatggcggaatgatttgggtttttttccatccgaattttttcagaagctgttagagactggcacctggaaaccattcgaaaaatgtgtctggctttcggtgaaaattttacgggcttcacagagaataaggtctgttactacagctttaaggacccctttaaggacgctcagcgcgctgcgctccgagctgcgacgacacggcacaagccaccggaccatttctgagctgatggctctgtggatatgagaccatcgtgtgctctttctctggttatcacaagagctggacatcagccattttccggcagatttcacttttaacaagagattttgtcatggaaagccgcgcggaggcttcgcgcatcacaaccgattcgctttggaagcgagacaaaggaacacctccatttcggcgtgttagagaacaagtttggacatgtctatcttggctttcaatgcttaccagtccagtaagtatcagtgaaattgtggagagctggaaatgtccaaacttgtcctctgacaaccagagaaagagcacacgacggtctcgtatccacagagccatcagctcagaaatggtccggtggcttgtgccgtgtcgtcgcagctcggagcgcggcgcgctgaggacggcgcactgagcgtccttaaaggggtccttaaagctgtactaactgaccttattctctgtgaagcccgtaaaattttcaccgaaagccagttacatttttcgaatagtttccaggtgccagtctctaacagcttctgaaaaaattctgatggaaaaaaaacccaaatcattgcgccatttccagacaatgaaaatctgacgacggggtgggaccactccttccacaaggcgtgctcacaggcgaatgacgtcaccgacaggcgtggaaaaactcacgcatgcgcacaagggttcaagcttgtctgacgtgaaaacatatgaatcaaatccatatagttaaaaaaataaaaaggtacgatactatatggacagacctcgtatatatatatatatatatatatataaacaatttcctttgggattaataataaAGTTCTTATTCTTATTGTTAAATCACACCAGAGTCTAGTCAAATagtacaaaacaacaacaaaaaaaacaatctctactccagaaaatatgataaTCTGATTTTAATATTCTGTCACTGTGACCTTTTAAGACCACTTTAGTGCAAAAATGCTAGTATGATGCAATTATAATATTACTATGTACAGATATACTGACATTGAATAGGAATGTGAGTGGAACTGATCGTGTGAGGACCCTGCTGGAAAGAGACGCACCGTCCATTCTTTTTGGTATGTATATTGTGGCTCCTCAAGTTTTCCTGAATATGATATTTATCTGTCAATGTATTGAGCAGGGCAGGATTGGTGGCCAAGCAGTCAAATACACTTATTTCAAGTGCGGAAAcgtcctggttcaaacccacccaTTCTCCTTTTCCATGTAAtagggagttgtgtcaggaagggcatccggcacctTGTGCAAAATCATCTTGTAGATCGACCTCAGTAGTGACCCTGAGGGGAAAACaaaggagaagccaaagggacttactttagtcaatcaatcaagcatCGCTTCATCagcctcagccaatcagcaagcaGAGTAGTGATGGTCGAGATCATTAGTTCCTTCGGGCTTCTAAAGGTTGCTGCAAACAAACAtccatcaggaactggagcaaccGTCCTGTGGTATTATTCTGAGGTCGGAATATCGTCTCCACCATCTAAACCTGTGATGTTGTCGAAGTTCTAGTCGCCTCTAACACCCAGTCGCCCTCGATTTTGAGCTAATCTATCAAAACACTGCAGATAATTAAACGCGGACTAAATGATATGACTCTCAGCGAGATAAACACGCTACTAACCAGTTACTTCCACTCCATCTGCATTTGAAGCCGTTTTTCCTGCAGACCGCCAGCAGTAgcgcttcctgtttctgccaatcAATAGATCAAGTGAACTGTGTCGGTAACATCAGGAGGCTGCTCAGGTAGACTCTGCCCAGAGTCCTGAAGTGCATTTTTAACATGAGTTACTGGAAGGTCAAGATTAATTTCTCAGAGACATCCTCAAGAGAAAAGCTTTGGCTCAAAGGTCAACATTAGCATTGCGGTGTCACGCGGTAAAATTTGATATTTTCAGTGTTTGGGAGGGGCCAGTGCTTGTGTAACAACAATCTTGGCTCCTCCTTGTGGCCCCAATAAAGGCTGACCCTCAAAACAAGCAGTAGGTTGAATGAATGCAGAAATTACAGCGGCTGATCAACCTGTTCTTACCACGGGAGATTTTAAATCCTGGAGCAGAATAATGACTGCCCAACATGCCTGACATGTACCCTGGATAAGTGCTACAGAAATATACCTGACGCCTATAAATCTCTCTGTAGACCAGCCCTGGGAAGTCTGATCATTATGTTAAACATCTACTTCGACAACACAAAGGAAAGCTGAAACAGGAAAAAGCCACTAGCTAAGGACTTAAAATTATGGACAGAAGACTGACAAGGAACAAAAGGACTCTCTGGATAAAACCAACTGAAAAATCTTAGATTTTTCTAACAACCCTCAAGAACTAAGATACGGTAACTACAGCCTACAAAATGTTCTGTTAAAGTCATACGATACGTACAAAAACGATAAATTATATTTAACAACTGATTTAATGACATTCATGCTAAAATATCGGCAAGAGTTAAACTCTACTACATCACCTCTGCCAGTATGCCATTACTTtgagtaatgaccaaaagaataaggtcaAAGATACAAgctgtggaaatgagattcctccactgGGTATCTGAGCTTACACTCCTGGAGAGGGCAGGAAGCTCAGTTATACCAAAGGGATTCGGTGTAGACCCGCTGTTTCTTCATAtcaaaaagagccagctgaggggaTTCAGGCATCTGGCGAGGAAGCCTGTACCTCCTAGGTCACCTACCTAGAGCAGGGGTTCTCAATCTGGTCCTCAAGGACCCCTGAACCTGTACATTTTCCATCATTCCCtggtctgccacaagctgatttgccaattcaggtgcacagccaatcacaacctgaattagcaaatcagcttgtggcagagtagGGAGTGATGGGAGGGATTGAGAATCCCTGACCTAGAGAAGTCTTAATAGGCACGtctaactgggaggaggccccggacaAGACCCAGGTCACAATGGAGAGATTATACGTATTTCCcagttggcttgggaacacctctgggTTCCCTGGGAAAAGTAAGAGGATGTGGCCAagtatagggaagtgtggaatgagctacttGGTTTAGTGCCATCGAGACTCAAACCCAGATAAccaaaagaaaatgaatgaatgaatgatgtgtAAAGCAGCCAGGATGATGCTTAAGACAGCTTGATAATAAGCTGAGACTGAACACCTCCGTGTGGTGGTTTTGACAATAGGTAATTACGCAGTCAATGCACAGATgtacacacatgcatatatgtgtgtgtacaaacacacacacacacacacacacacatcaaagatTTGCTTCGACTGTGAAAAGTTGCTGCTGCCATTTGTTTCTCGGGGCAGGGACATATGGCACATTGTCTCTTGGTTCCCTCCATTAGAGCCCACTCAGGTCCTTCCCCACTCGTAATCACCGCTCTTAATCTGAGTAATCGAATGCACCGAGTGGGGCCACGACACCGTCAAATGCACCTCAGGGACGGTCCTGTTCCTGTTGCATTCCACTGCAGGAACCACATGCCTTTGGATTGTTACAGTGATTACGTGCATGCTGGGATTTTCCTCAGAGCTGTTCACAGAGTACATTAGCTCAAAGGTGGTGAAAATTTCTACCCTatctatctattttttttttgcctttctcaAAATGCTTGGGGTTGCTCCTGCAGATCTGGAAtgaatccacatgttgatttggcacagaaaaTGGCAGACAACAGTGATTCCACCAGAACAGCAGAGTTGCAGATCTTCAGACCACATCAGACACCAACGAATGATGACTACATACATACTGAATGAGTAGTACTCTGGAGCAGAAGGTATCAGTAATGCACCATTAAACCAGATGTCAAAGACTGTAAAATGAGAAGAGGAGGAATCGGAATCAGCAAAAGCTCTTGATAAGAAAAATGCCCTGCCttagaaaaataaatgaataaatcacgctcacaaactgaaaaacaaaacactctGGAAAACAAGAGGGGAAAATTACATTTatactattcagaacaacaatttGGACTGGGGGAGACAAGAACAACAATGGCAGGACAGCTGAGCTACTTCTGATCTTTGAAGTTTTGTTTCGACATTATAAATAAATAGTACATATTTTCAAACAAATTATTTTGCAGGTTTACTTCATCTATAACCATATGTTCAGTGGTGCCAAGCAATTTACTTGTGTTTTGTGCCTGGTACAATAACATTACTCAAGTttgtttgctttataaataatgtGGTGCGCAAATTAATTTGCCCCAGACACAACCAGTTAACCCCCCCCACTCATATTTTATATCTGTTCTGTCAGCGTGTACACTCTACAACCCTCCGTTTACGTGGCTGCTTCTCCAGCCTTTATCTTAAACCAGGTGCAAAGTCACCAGGATTCATCCTCTGGAAACGTTTGCATCAAACTTCCTGAGAATCCCTTCAGTAATTGATGTATTTCACTCTTGACCAGTGGATCAAAGGGCCATTAGTCATTTTTAAAAGCCAAGAGAGACACATGGAGGAAGAAGACAGAACTGATGTTCTCTCAAGACTTAGTTTTTATGAGGTAAAATTATTTAGTACATTCATCATATAGTAATACCTGTCAGTCACTCGTAAGTGCCGCAGTTTGTTCCCAGATGTTGGTTTAATCAGGTTCATAAGTCTTGGTTGAATTACAGGTGCAGGTTTACGTGTCTCcatgtgtttgtttttaagagAACAAGCCAACAAAGACGCATCTGACAGCTAGATTACACAGAGGATCAGGATGCGGccagtgagtttttccacaccaagTCATCGATGCACTCAGTCCAGGTCAGAACGCCGCCTatccatttccaagtcattgcgcTCCCTTTGAAGTGGGGCAAGTGAAGGCTTTTCGCTTTCATGACCTGCCTTGTCAGATTAACTCAAATCGCGGAGGCACAGACTGAATCAGAGGCCCGTCACATGTTCAAACggtacaagtgtgtgtgtggaaaaacaCTTCTGGTCACGACCCCATCGATTTGTGTTTGAGAAGGAAAGTGGAAGAGGGCAGCAGAGGTGGAGGAACACTGAAGAACCCAGGACGAGTCTGTGAAATTGCAACGCTGCACATTGGTGGCGCCCACAAAGACATTTATAGCTGATGCAAGCTGAAGCACCGTCAAGAGACTGGAGCAGCTGAACTTCATAACTACGTAATTCAGGCCTTTAGTTTATGGTTTTTAATAATGTGTCATAATAAATAACATCATGTGTTAATTGATTAGATGTTTGGGTCTGTTAGTTATTACACGTTAAGTCGTTTGTGGAGCTGGTTTCATTCTGCAGCAATTTTACCTCCAGCCATCTCAACCAGCTGAAGACCAACACTGCCACCCAATGGTGATGCTAAATATGCCATGGCTTTGATACGTCGATGGAACAGCACAGTAACTTTTATTTTATAGAAACAATGATCCTCAAATCTCACTcagagaaacaaaaaataaattaaaaacctgAAAAAAGCATATAGTAATTTTTGTTGTGAATGTAATTAGATGTTTTAAATGAAAgtgaaaatgtgtgtgtttttaaaagatGAATTTACATTGATATGGCGTCCCTGCTGGTCATCCGCCTGTGTTGAGCAGTTAAATTCAATCACTTTGACCTGAACTCACAACTTGGGGGGGATGTTTCCATTTTCTTAACACAGATTTTATTTGGGTTCTTTTTAAAAatgagggggtctgggggggaaaaaacatttctgaaattaaTACAAGACAGCAAAATAGGAACTTTTGATTTTCTTCCTTTGAAAATCAGGGTTTTCTTTTATATAAACAATAACTTTGCTCCCTGTGAAGAAACCTTCACATAAAACTTTGGAACAATTCTCAAACAAAGATGGAGTCCGGTGAAATACCAAACTGAAATAACCACTGAACGGCCTCCTTCATGAGAACTGTGTTCACTGGGGCATGCGGTGGCCGTTGCCTCCGTTCTCCATGATCTCACACTTCTTCTCCTCCGTTGAGGTTTTGAAGACATGTGCTCTGTAGAACTGCAGCTCTGTGATGCTCTCTCTGATGTCATCCAGCGCTCTGAAAAGCAAAGCccaacagattgtcactaaatgtgGTTTTTAGACAGGACAAAATTTATAGTCAGCTATTTTATTATTCATTTCTCCAAACACAACCTACAGTTGTGAAAAAAATACTAAGCCCTTTAATGCCAACAATTATTGTTTTGATCAAACAGTGAAATTTTAGACCGAAGTCTGAGtatgctgtgttttcatcttgaatATTTGTGTCTTAATGTGTATAATGATCAATTCAAGCCTCTGTTGTAGAACTGAAGATCGTTTTTGATTGGAAGGCTGAAACAAAGCAGCTACTTGGTCTCTTTTTGTATGtcactgtacaacccctggcaaaaattatggaatcaccggcctcagaggatgttcattcagttgtttaattttgtagaaaaaaagcagatcacagacatgacacaaaaataaagtcatttcaaatggcaactttctggctttaataaacactataagaaatcaagaaaaaacattgtggcagtcagtaacggttacttttttagaccaagcagagggaaacaaatatggactcactcaattctgaggaataaattatggaatcaccctgtaaattttcatccccaaaactaacacctgcatcaaatcagatctgctcgttagtctgcatctaaaaaggagtgatcacaccttggaaagccgttacaccaagtggactgacatgaatcatggctccaacacgagagatgtcaattgaaacaaaggagaggattatcaaactcttaaaagagggtaaatcatcacgcaatgttgcaaaagatgttggttgttcacagtcagctgtgtctaaactctggaccaaatacaaacaacatgggaaggttgttaaaggcaaacatactggtagaccaaggaagacatcaaagtgtcaagaaagaaaacttaaagcaataagtctcaaaaatcgaaaatgcacaacaaaacaaatgaggaacaaatgggaggaaactggagtcaacgtctgtgaccgaactgtaagaaaccgcctaaaggaaatgggatttacatacagaaaagctaaacgaaagccatcattaacacctaaacagaaaaaaaacaaggttacaatgggctaaggaaaagcaatcgtggcctgtggatgactggatgaaagtgatattcagtgataatcttgaatctgcattgggcaaggtgatgatgctgtaacttttgtttggtgccgttccaatgagatttatgaagatgactgcctgaagagaacatgtaaatttccagtcattgatgatatggggctgcatgtcaggtaaagtcactggggagatggctgtcattacatcatcaataaatgcacaagtttacattgatattttggacacttttcttatcccatcaattgaaaggatgtttggggatgatgaaagatGATAATGcttcttgccatacagcaaaaactgtgaaaacattccttgcaaaaagacacatagggacgcatagggtcaatgtcaatgagcagatctgatttgatgcaggtgttaatttgggggatgaaaatttacagggtgattccataattttttcctcagaattgagtgattccatatatttttccctctacttggtctaaaaaagtagctgttactgactgccacaattgttttcctgatttcttatagtgtttcttaaagccagaaagttgccatttgaaatgactttagttttgtgtcatgtctgtgatctgctttttttctacaaaattaaacaactgaatgaacatcctccgagtccggtgattccgtaatttttgccaggggctgtattaGTGTTTAACATGTGTGTTCAATAATAAATATTATGTTCTGTAGCTTGATGTTTTTCTATTATTAATGGTGCGTTTTCGTTTGTCTGCACACAATCTAAGCTGCATCCCTTATTACAAACTGTTAAGATGTACTATATTCTCCAGatcataagttgcacctgtttaaaaCAAAGCCCCTTAAAGAGGTAAAACCCACATATAAGTCATACCTTTTTCCTGCATTATCatgtctttaatttgggattttggtgCATAGTTATCGTGAACTTTTTATTatgggcatttattcttttattattaagaGTTTATTTTGTATCTGTTTAAACAGTCATTATAATttttactaataataattaatgtgTGACTTTGTGTATACAAGTTGGACCGGAGGATCAATCACAGGACCTCACAAACTagtgtgtcaaaaaaaaaaaaaaaaaagaaaaaaagaaaaagaaaactgacTCAGATGCTAGAAAATACAGTATGTAGTTTTCTCATACTCCACTAGGGGGTGAATACAGTGAAACAAACCTTATCACTGTACCCGCTTTGAGAAACATTTACCTGTGGGATGCTTTCTTCTGAGGCACCCTCTTGTATTCTTCGGGAAACCACCGTCTGAAGAAGACCAAGCTAGTTTAATTTTTAAAACGTGTTTGCCTTCATCGACTGCATTAaagctgacctctgacctctgtagAGACCATTATTAGTGACATGTGAGTAAATAACAGGCTACAAAACAAGCTTAACTGCTCAAGTGCAAAGTAGAACATTTCCATGACTTGAGGTGACCTTTGTGAAAATGACAGATGCTGAAGTGAAATCTGGAAAATATTTAAATTCACTGATGCAATCTTCTCATGTGGAAAACAGGTGCGATCACAGCAGGATGTCTGGAAGCGGAGAAGGTATGCGAGTGTTTCCAGCACTCACCTGCTGAGCTCCTTGATGGTGCTGACATCGATGATCCTGTAGTGAAGGTGGTACGTAAACTGAGGCATGTACTTCTGCAGGAACCTCTTATCTTCATGGACTGAGTTACCTGGTGGAGCAGGAAGTAGCAGCAGACAGGACAGGAACCTGCTTTAATGTTACTGCAGTTTTACACTGCTGCCACGCCAATCACTCGTCACTCACCAGCCAGAGGACATTGTCCGGGTGGAGTGTGTTGTCTGACAAAGGACAGGAACTCGTACTCCGCTTGCTGCAGGCTAATTTTGCTGTCGCGCACAGCCTGTGTCAGTCCTGACTGAGACACAGTCAGAGAAAAACAACAGTTACAATCAGTTTGTCACTGTGGCCGTCACGCTGAAGTGGCTGAAATCGATTCTCCTAAGAACCGTGTCTCCCATATGCAACAATGAAAATGTTGAAAGTAATTAAACTTCGAAATAAGCAATAAGGACAAGTGATGAACACTTTAAACGCAGCTTTTAACTGTTTTCAGAAAACTTCTCCTTAATTACAAGTGCAGCTTAAAAATGCAGTTTTTcatttaccgtattttccagaataAAAGTCAGTTTTTGTTTTCCTGTATGTAGAACTAAGTTTTAACACAGTCTTTCCCTGAGGGTGAGTTCAATAATGGACAGGaaatcagtgtagcacatgtgcacaccacagtctgTGCTGCTACTTAacaaaaggacttttaaattacatgaacaagcaagatggacaaataaacaagcGTTGGACAACACAGAGTGTTACCTGATGCAGTTTGGAGAACAAAACATATCAGATTGGCACAGATTGCTGGCTCACAGCTTTGGGAACTctacaataaaaatgtgagtccATTGGACTTTTAGATATGATTGGTATAAGTGATGTCataaaaggaagtaaaaaaaaaaaaaaagcattctttGATCTCTTTGAGGTTGACATGCTCCCTGCTTATGAATGAGTCCAGTTTGGGAGTGAGGGGGCAGTGAAGGTCGACATCAACCTGCGCGCTGCAGCAGCCGCGGTCACGTGACCGAGCTGATTGCGTTCACCTGTGTGACGCCTTCGTCTCATCAAACACCAAAGTAAACATCGGAACACACAACGTTCAGCATTtaacagcaggattgttttccaccggcgcggctttaccgaggcccgaggcgtcagcacagttccaccggcgcggctttaccgaggcccgaggcgtcagcgcacatgcaccggcgcggctccacctgaagcccgaggcgtcagcgcacatccaccggcgcggctttaccaggcccgaggcgccagcgcgaagttatctgaccatgggtccgaagaaggcactgacggcggaggagggagacgatatcaaaaagttcctggactttttgtctgaggaaatctctgttgttaaaatgcagcagaaatccattatggagctggtggaagaagtgaaggctctccagatccagaatgccgagaaagaccggcgtctggtgtacctggagaaccgtgttgcggagttggaacagtacacaaggatgaacgacgttattattacaggaattcatattaaacctcgatcctacgcacgggcggtgtcagaagacagtggaggggaggccagtgagcaggaggccagctcagtggaacaacacgtggctgacttcctgcaatctaaaggtattcaaatggactgtaataacattgaagcgtgccaccccctgcccaggagagaggatggagacaagcgagcagttataatgaggtttgtcaacagaaaacataaaatggcattgttaaaacagggacggaaacttaaaggaacaaatgtattcatcaatgaacatctgaccaaaagaaacgcagacatcgccaggaaagctcgtttcttaaaaaagcaggggaaaaattcaacagacatggacatccaactgcaaaacatttatcaaattgaatggaacaccagaacaagcgaaggttatggtaatcaggaacatcgaggatctggacaaatacgaccaataaggtatgaggacacaaacacatcacaacaccatgacacagaccagaggaacctattcatctactacatcatctacatctggagacaagaaggatataactcaaaggattgctgatcatggaaaagtagaactgagaacatttaaatacacagaccacaatgtactggacttggagcacgacatagacccggacaataatttcttctcaaatatcaattacagttgttgctattatacagatgaacagtttaatcagatcattaaaacggataacaaattatcaataatccatttcaacagcagaagtctatatgcaaactttaacaacattaaagaatatttaagtcaatttaaaaaaatatttaacataattgctatatcagaaacatggatcaatgaagataaaggaatggattttgaactggatggatatgaatttaattgtgtaaacagaaagaataagagtggag
This genomic window from Thalassophryne amazonica chromosome 9, fThaAma1.1, whole genome shotgun sequence contains:
- the smfn gene encoding small fragment nuclease, which translates into the protein MAASEVSRIMWGPESGRMVWVDLEMTGLDIIKDQIIEMACIITDPDLNILAEGPNLIIHQPDELLDGMSDWCKEHHGKSGLTQAVRDSKISLQQAEYEFLSFVRQHTPPGQCPLAGNSVHEDKRFLQKYMPQFTYHLHYRIIDVSTIKELSRRWFPEEYKRVPQKKASHRALDDIRESITELQFYRAHVFKTSTEEKKCEIMENGGNGHRMPQ